The following coding sequences lie in one Mycobacterium sp. Z3061 genomic window:
- a CDS encoding YlxR family protein yields the protein MIQREPSASARQRPETPSGPVRTCVGCRRRELAVELLRVVARSTGNGNYAVIVDTAGSLPGRGAWLHPDPQCAQQAIRRRAFTRALRITGSPDTSAVIEHVEFSAARITNGNRTGSNEHEHTVKSR from the coding sequence GTGATCCAGCGCGAGCCTTCGGCCTCGGCGCGCCAACGTCCGGAAACCCCCAGCGGACCGGTGCGGACGTGTGTCGGATGCCGGAGGCGAGAGTTGGCCGTCGAACTGCTTCGAGTGGTGGCTCGGTCTACCGGGAACGGCAACTACGCCGTAATCGTTGACACAGCCGGAAGCCTGCCGGGGCGAGGTGCGTGGTTGCATCCCGATCCGCAGTGCGCACAACAAGCGATCCGGCGGCGGGCTTTCACCCGCGCGCTGCGCATCACCGGTTCGCCGGACACATCCGCGGTGATCGAGCACGTCGAGTTCTCGGCGGCCCGCATCACCAACGGCAACAGAACAGGTAGCAACGAACATGAGCACACCGTGAAGTCCCGATGA
- the rimP gene encoding ribosome maturation factor RimP: MTTGLPSQTQVIELLTGEFARAGYEIEDVVINSRTRPPRITVIADGDTALDLDTIAALSRTASDLLDSVDGGDADGYILEVSSPGVDRPLTTEKHFRRARGRKVDLALADGSQLSGRIAEAGNGTLSLVVRTGRELAMREIPLTDVVKAVVQVEFSPPARAELELLGQAQRTEAGA, translated from the coding sequence GTGACCACCGGGCTACCTTCGCAGACGCAGGTGATCGAGCTGTTGACCGGAGAGTTCGCGCGCGCCGGTTACGAGATCGAAGACGTGGTCATCAACAGCCGCACGCGCCCACCGCGCATCACCGTGATCGCCGACGGCGACACCGCGCTGGACCTCGACACCATCGCCGCGCTCTCGCGAACCGCCTCCGATTTGCTGGACAGTGTGGACGGCGGCGACGCCGACGGATACATCCTCGAGGTCAGCTCTCCCGGCGTCGACCGCCCGTTGACCACCGAAAAACACTTCCGGCGGGCGCGGGGCCGCAAGGTGGACCTCGCGCTGGCAGATGGGTCGCAGCTGTCCGGCCGAATCGCCGAAGCCGGCAACGGCACGCTGTCGCTGGTGGTCCGCACCGGCCGCGAGCTGGCGATGCGGGAGATACCGCTGACCGACGTCGTCAAAGCGGTTGTGCAGGTTGAGTTTTCGCCACCAGCCCGGGCGGAGCTGGAGCTGCTGGGTCAGGCACAGAGGACGGAGGCCGGAGCATGA
- the nusA gene encoding transcription termination factor NusA, with protein MNIDMAALHAIEVDRGISVSELLETIKSALLTAYRHTEGHQSDARIEIDRKTGVVRVIARETDEDGNLISEWDDTPEGFGRIAATTARQVMLQRFRDAENERTFGEFSTREGEIVAGVIQRDSRANARGLVVVRIGTEAKASEGVIPAAEQVPGESYEHGNRLRCYVVGVSRGSREPLITLSRTHPNLVRKLFSLEVPEIADGSVEIVAVAREAGHRSKIAVVSRVPGLNAKGACIGPMGQRVRNVMSELSGEKIDIIDYDEDPARFVANALSPAKVVSVSVIDPNARAARVVVPDFQLSLAIGKEGQNARLAARLTGWRIDIRGDAPGGSEGQPDQGASHGMAHGH; from the coding sequence ATGAACATCGACATGGCCGCACTCCACGCGATCGAGGTGGACCGGGGCATCTCGGTCAGCGAGCTGCTCGAGACGATCAAGTCCGCGCTGCTCACCGCCTACCGGCACACCGAGGGCCACCAGTCCGACGCCCGCATCGAGATCGACCGCAAGACCGGCGTGGTGCGGGTGATCGCCCGCGAGACCGACGAAGACGGCAACTTGATCAGCGAGTGGGACGACACCCCGGAGGGCTTCGGTCGCATCGCCGCCACCACCGCGCGGCAGGTCATGCTGCAGCGTTTCCGCGACGCGGAGAACGAGCGCACCTTCGGCGAGTTCTCCACCCGCGAAGGCGAGATCGTCGCCGGGGTCATCCAGCGCGACAGCCGGGCCAACGCCCGTGGCCTGGTCGTTGTCCGGATAGGCACCGAGGCCAAGGCCTCCGAAGGCGTGATCCCGGCCGCCGAACAGGTGCCGGGCGAGAGCTACGAGCACGGCAACCGGCTGCGCTGCTACGTCGTCGGGGTCAGTCGCGGCTCGCGTGAACCGCTGATCACCCTCTCGCGCACCCACCCGAACCTGGTGCGCAAGCTGTTCTCGCTCGAGGTTCCCGAGATCGCCGACGGTTCGGTGGAGATCGTGGCGGTGGCCCGAGAGGCCGGCCACCGGTCCAAGATCGCCGTGGTATCCCGGGTGCCCGGTCTGAACGCCAAGGGCGCCTGCATCGGTCCGATGGGGCAGCGGGTCCGCAACGTGATGAGCGAGCTGTCCGGCGAGAAGATCGACATCATCGACTACGACGAGGACCCGGCCCGCTTCGTGGCCAACGCGTTGTCGCCGGCCAAGGTGGTGTCGGTGTCGGTGATCGACCCGAACGCCCGCGCCGCCCGGGTCGTGGTTCCCGACTTCCAGTTGTCCCTGGCCATCGGCAAGGAAGGGCAGAACGCCCGGCTCGCCGCCCGCCTCACGGGGTGGCGCATCGACATCCGGGGTGACGCGCCGGGCGGCTCCGAGGGCCAGCCTGACCAGGGGGCCAGCCACGGAATGGCCCACGGGCACTGA
- a CDS encoding sugar ABC transporter permease yields the protein MSTRTRRRPWSDYALFLVLVGPNVGLLALFIYRPLADNIRLSFFDWNISDPQAEFVGLSNYAEWFTRSDTARIVLNTTVFTVAAVAGSMVLGLALAMLLDQPLRGRNVVRSTIFAPFVISGAAVGLAAQFVFDPHFGLIQDLLRRAGFGVPDFYQDAHWAMFMITVTYIWKNLGYTFVIYLAALQGVRRDLLEAAQIDGAGRWTTFRMVTLPQLRPTTFFLSITVLISSLQVFDVINVMTRGGPEGTGTTTMVYEVYVETFRNFRAGYGAAVATIMFLVLLAITYYQVCVMDREQRQ from the coding sequence GTGAGCACCCGGACCCGGCGCCGCCCGTGGAGTGACTACGCACTGTTCCTCGTGCTGGTCGGCCCCAATGTGGGGTTGTTGGCGCTGTTCATCTACCGGCCGCTGGCCGACAACATCCGGCTGTCGTTCTTCGACTGGAACATCTCCGACCCGCAGGCCGAATTCGTCGGCCTGTCGAACTACGCGGAGTGGTTCACCCGCTCCGACACCGCGCGCATCGTGCTCAACACCACGGTGTTCACCGTGGCCGCGGTGGCCGGTTCGATGGTGCTGGGTCTGGCGCTGGCGATGCTGCTCGACCAACCGCTACGCGGCCGGAATGTGGTGCGCTCCACCATATTCGCCCCGTTCGTGATCTCCGGCGCGGCGGTGGGGCTGGCCGCCCAGTTCGTCTTCGACCCGCATTTCGGCCTGATCCAGGATCTGCTGCGCCGCGCCGGGTTCGGCGTGCCCGACTTTTACCAGGACGCCCATTGGGCCATGTTCATGATCACCGTCACCTACATCTGGAAGAACCTCGGCTACACGTTCGTCATCTACCTGGCCGCGCTGCAAGGGGTGCGCCGAGACCTGTTGGAAGCGGCCCAGATTGACGGTGCCGGCCGATGGACCACATTTCGCATGGTGACGTTGCCGCAGCTGAGGCCCACCACGTTCTTCCTGTCGATCACGGTGCTGATCAGCTCGCTGCAGGTCTTCGACGTCATCAACGTCATGACCCGCGGCGGTCCGGAGGGCACCGGCACCACCACCATGGTGTACGAGGTGTACGTCGAGACCTTCCGCAACTTCCGCGCCGGCTACGGCGCCGCGGTCGCCACCATCATGTTCCTGGTGCTGCTGGCCATCACTTATTACCAGGTGTGCGTGATGGACAGGGAGCAGCGCCAATGA
- a CDS encoding ferritin-like domain-containing protein → MSGGKDADVAALSDALAVEHGTIYGYGIVSALSPPSVNDLVVEALNQHRQRRDDVIAMLSARKVTPAPAAAGYQLPSPVGSPADAARLAARMENDGATAWRAVVEHAETAEDRAFASTALTQSAVLAARWNKVLGGWPITTAFPGGNE, encoded by the coding sequence ATGAGCGGTGGCAAGGACGCCGACGTCGCGGCGCTCAGCGACGCGCTGGCCGTCGAGCACGGCACCATCTACGGCTACGGCATCGTGTCGGCGCTGTCGCCGCCCAGCGTCAACGACCTGGTGGTGGAGGCGCTCAATCAGCACCGCCAGCGCCGCGACGACGTCATCGCGATGCTCAGTGCCCGCAAGGTCACGCCGGCGCCCGCCGCCGCCGGGTATCAGCTGCCGTCGCCGGTGGGCAGCCCGGCGGATGCGGCGCGGCTGGCGGCGCGCATGGAGAACGACGGCGCGACGGCCTGGCGGGCGGTCGTCGAGCATGCCGAGACGGCCGAGGACCGGGCGTTCGCCTCGACGGCGCTGACGCAGAGCGCGGTGCTGGCCGCGCGGTGGAACAAGGTGCTGGGCGGCTGGCCGATCACCACGGCGTTCCCGGGCGGGAACGAATAG
- the rbfA gene encoding 30S ribosome-binding factor RbfA, with product MADPARARRLARRISTIVASAIEYEIKDPGLAGVTIVDTKVTNDLHDATVYYTVMGRTLDEEPDYPGAAAALDRARGVLRTKVGAGTGVRFTPTLTFTRDTTSDTVNRMEELLARARAADADLARVRVGAKPAGEADPYRESGSAAEPSTTGGLGNAGLPSIEAEETDDDYQSQDRSED from the coding sequence ATGGCTGACCCCGCCCGGGCACGCCGGCTGGCCAGGCGGATCAGCACGATCGTCGCTTCGGCGATCGAATACGAGATCAAGGATCCGGGGCTGGCCGGTGTGACCATCGTCGACACCAAGGTCACCAACGACCTGCACGACGCGACGGTCTACTACACCGTGATGGGCCGCACGCTGGACGAAGAGCCCGACTATCCCGGCGCCGCGGCGGCGCTGGACCGGGCCAGGGGCGTGCTGCGTACCAAAGTCGGGGCGGGCACCGGTGTGCGCTTCACCCCGACTCTGACGTTCACCCGCGACACGACGTCGGACACGGTGAACCGGATGGAAGAGTTGCTGGCCCGTGCCCGCGCGGCGGATGCTGATCTGGCGCGCGTACGGGTGGGTGCGAAACCGGCAGGGGAGGCCGACCCGTACCGTGAGAGTGGGTCGGCGGCCGAACCGTCGACCACCGGGGGACTTGGCAATGCTGGTTTACCGAGCATCGAAGCTGAGGAAACCGATGACGATTATCAATCGCAAGATCGATCCGAAGATTGA
- a CDS encoding proline--tRNA ligase — MITRMSELFLRTLRDDPADAEVPSHKLLIRAGYVRPIAPGLYSWLPLGLKVLRNIERIVREEMNAIGGQEILFPALLPRAPYETTNRWTEYGDSVFRVQDRRGNDYMLGPTHEELFTLTVKGEYSSYKDFPLTLYQIQNKYRDEARPRAGILRGREFVMKDSYSFDLDAAGLKASYHAHREAYQRIFDRLEVRYVIVSAVSGAMGGSASEEFLAESPIGEDTFVRCVESGYAANVEAVITARPDAQPTDDKPPAEVHDTGDTPTIATLVAWANEALDRTVTAADTLKNVLLKVRQPGGDWELLAIGVPGDREVDDKRLGAALEPAEYALIDDADFAKYPFLVKGYIGPKALRENDVRYLVDPRVVDGTSWITGADEPGRHVVGLVAGRDFTADGTIEAAEVREGDPSPDGAGPLVMARGIEIGHIFQLGRKYTDAFSADVLGEDGKPVRLTMGSYGVGVSRLVAVVAEQHHDQLGLRWPASISPFGVHLVMANKDPEARLGAAKLAADLDKVGVDVLLDDRQASPGVKFKDAELLGVPWVVVVGRGWADGRVELRNRFSGETSELAVGDSLTSDLVAAISG; from the coding sequence GTGATCACCAGGATGTCCGAGCTGTTCCTGCGCACCCTGCGCGACGACCCCGCCGACGCAGAGGTGCCCAGCCACAAACTGCTGATCCGCGCCGGATACGTCCGGCCCATCGCGCCCGGCCTCTACAGCTGGCTGCCGCTCGGCCTGAAGGTGCTGCGCAACATCGAGCGCATCGTCCGCGAGGAGATGAACGCGATCGGCGGCCAGGAGATCCTGTTCCCGGCCCTGCTGCCGCGCGCGCCCTACGAGACCACCAACAGGTGGACCGAATACGGAGACAGCGTCTTCCGGGTCCAGGACCGGCGCGGCAACGACTACATGCTGGGCCCCACCCACGAAGAGCTGTTCACCCTGACCGTCAAGGGCGAGTACAGCTCCTACAAGGACTTCCCGCTGACCCTCTACCAAATCCAGAACAAATACCGCGACGAGGCGCGCCCGCGCGCCGGCATCCTGCGCGGCCGCGAGTTCGTCATGAAGGACTCGTACTCCTTCGACCTCGACGCCGCCGGCCTCAAGGCCTCCTACCACGCGCACCGCGAGGCTTACCAGCGGATCTTCGACCGGCTCGAGGTGCGCTACGTCATCGTCTCGGCCGTGTCGGGTGCGATGGGCGGTAGCGCGTCCGAAGAATTCCTGGCCGAGAGCCCGATCGGCGAGGACACCTTCGTCCGGTGTGTGGAATCGGGCTACGCCGCCAACGTCGAAGCCGTCATCACCGCCCGCCCCGACGCACAACCCACCGACGACAAGCCCCCGGCCGAGGTCCACGACACCGGTGACACCCCCACCATCGCCACCCTGGTCGCCTGGGCCAACGAGGCGCTGGACCGCACCGTGACCGCCGCCGACACCCTCAAGAACGTTCTGCTGAAGGTCCGCCAGCCCGGCGGCGACTGGGAACTGCTGGCCATCGGTGTGCCCGGTGACCGCGAGGTCGACGACAAGCGCCTCGGCGCGGCGCTGGAACCGGCCGAGTACGCGCTGATCGACGACGCGGACTTCGCCAAGTACCCGTTCCTGGTCAAGGGGTACATCGGCCCGAAAGCGCTGCGGGAGAACGACGTCCGCTACCTCGTCGACCCGCGGGTGGTGGACGGCACCAGTTGGATCACCGGCGCCGACGAGCCCGGGCGCCACGTGGTCGGCCTGGTCGCCGGTCGCGACTTCACCGCCGACGGCACCATCGAGGCGGCCGAGGTACGCGAGGGCGACCCGTCACCCGACGGGGCCGGCCCGCTGGTGATGGCCCGCGGCATCGAGATCGGCCACATCTTCCAGCTCGGGCGCAAGTACACCGACGCGTTCAGTGCCGACGTGCTCGGCGAGGACGGGAAGCCGGTGCGGCTGACCATGGGGTCCTACGGCGTCGGAGTGTCGCGCCTGGTGGCCGTGGTCGCCGAGCAGCACCACGACCAGCTGGGCCTGCGCTGGCCGGCTTCGATCAGCCCGTTCGGGGTGCATCTGGTGATGGCCAACAAGGACCCCGAGGCCCGGCTGGGCGCCGCCAAGCTGGCAGCCGACCTGGACAAGGTGGGGGTGGACGTGCTGCTGGATGACCGCCAGGCCTCACCCGGGGTGAAGTTCAAGGACGCCGAGCTGCTCGGCGTGCCCTGGGTCGTCGTGGTAGGCCGCGGCTGGGCCGACGGCAGGGTGGAGCTGCGCAACCGGTTCAGCGGGGAGACCAGCGAGCTGGCCGTCGGTGATTCGCTGACCAGCGACCTGGTCGCCGCCATCAGCGGCTGA
- a CDS encoding MATE family efflux transporter, which translates to MHDGGPGPGRPAAGGRQIAALALPALGVLAAEPLYLLFDTAVVGRLGAVALAGLAIGSLVLGLVSTQLTFLSYGTTARAARYFGASDRAAAVNEGVQATWLGLGLGAAIVVVVQAVAVPVVSAIGSSAQIASAALPWLRIAILGAPAILVSLAGNGWMRGVQDTVRPLRYVVAGFVVSALLCPVLVYGWLGLPRLGLSGSAVANLVGQWLAALLFGGALLAERAPLRPDRAALRAQLVMGRDLILRSMAFQVCFVSAAAVAARFGAAALAAHQIVLQLWTFLALVLDSLAIAAQSLVGAALGAGDAPHAKWVAWRVTWFSLLAAGLLAVAFALGSSVLPDLFTDDRSVLAAIGVPWWFMVAQLPIAGIVFALDGVLLGAGDAAFMRTATVAAALLGFLPLIWLSLAYGWGLTGIWSGLTAFMVLRLAFGGWRALSGRWVVTGTV; encoded by the coding sequence TTGCACGACGGCGGGCCCGGCCCCGGCCGGCCGGCGGCCGGTGGTCGGCAGATCGCGGCGCTGGCGCTGCCGGCCCTTGGTGTGCTGGCCGCCGAGCCGTTGTACCTGCTCTTCGATACCGCGGTGGTCGGGCGGCTCGGCGCGGTGGCGCTGGCCGGCCTGGCGATCGGCAGCCTGGTGCTCGGCCTGGTCAGTACCCAGCTGACGTTCCTGTCCTACGGCACCACGGCCCGCGCGGCGCGCTACTTCGGTGCGAGCGACCGCGCCGCGGCCGTCAACGAGGGCGTTCAGGCGACGTGGCTGGGATTGGGGCTCGGCGCGGCGATCGTCGTCGTGGTGCAGGCCGTGGCGGTGCCGGTGGTATCGGCGATCGGGTCGAGCGCCCAGATTGCGTCGGCGGCGCTGCCCTGGTTGCGGATCGCCATTCTCGGCGCCCCGGCGATCCTGGTCTCGCTGGCCGGCAACGGCTGGATGCGTGGCGTGCAGGACACCGTGCGGCCGCTGCGCTATGTGGTCGCAGGGTTTGTGGTCTCGGCGCTGCTGTGCCCGGTGCTGGTGTACGGCTGGCTCGGCCTGCCGAGGCTGGGTCTGTCCGGCTCAGCCGTGGCCAATCTCGTGGGGCAGTGGCTGGCGGCGCTGTTGTTCGGTGGCGCGCTGCTGGCCGAGCGGGCACCGCTGCGACCCGACCGTGCCGCGCTGCGCGCCCAACTGGTGATGGGGCGGGACCTGATCCTGCGCAGCATGGCCTTTCAGGTCTGCTTCGTCTCGGCCGCCGCGGTGGCGGCACGGTTCGGAGCCGCCGCGCTGGCCGCCCACCAGATTGTGTTGCAGCTGTGGACGTTTCTCGCACTGGTGCTCGATTCGCTGGCCATCGCCGCGCAGTCGCTGGTAGGGGCGGCGCTGGGGGCCGGTGACGCCCCGCATGCCAAGTGGGTCGCGTGGCGGGTGACATGGTTTTCGCTGCTGGCGGCGGGCCTGCTGGCCGTCGCGTTCGCGCTGGGCTCCTCGGTGTTGCCGGACCTGTTCACCGACGACCGCTCCGTACTGGCCGCGATCGGGGTCCCGTGGTGGTTCATGGTGGCCCAATTACCCATCGCGGGAATCGTTTTCGCGTTGGACGGGGTGTTGCTGGGGGCCGGCGACGCCGCCTTCATGCGCACCGCCACCGTCGCCGCCGCGCTGCTGGGTTTCCTGCCGCTGATCTGGCTGTCGCTGGCGTACGGATGGGGGTTGACGGGAATCTGGTCCGGGCTGACCGCATTCATGGTGTTGCGGTTGGCCTTCGGTGGCTGGCGGGCGCTGTCGGGCCGCTGGGTGGTCACCGGGACTGTCTGA
- a CDS encoding MFS transporter, producing the protein MTALNDSERAVHTWTEGRSERSAQERPTRTVETPLQRLSRYYPTWLPSRRFIAAVIAIGGMQLLATMDSTVAIVALPKIQNELSLSDAGRSWVITAYVLTFGGLMLLGGRLGDTIGRKRTFIVGVALFTISSVLCAVAWDEVTLVIARLSQGVGSAIASPTGLALVATTFPKGPARNAATAVFAAMTAIGSVMGLVVGGALTEFSWRLAFMVNVPIGLVMIYLARTALRETNRERMKLDAAGAMLATLACTAAVFAFSVGPEKGWVSVTTIGSGVVAVLAAIGFAIVERTAENPVIPFQLFRDRNRLVTFVAIFLAGGVMFTLTVSIGLYVQDILGYSALRAGVGFIPFVIAMGIGLGISSQLVSRFSPRVLTIGGGWLLLGAMIYGSLFMHRGASYFPNLVLPIVVGGIGIGMVVVPLTLAAIAGVGFDQIGPVSAMTLMLQSLGGPLVLAVIQAVITSRTLYLGGTTGPVKFMNDMQLQALDHGYTYGLLWIAGAAVIVGIAALFIGYTPEQVAHAQEVKEAIDAGEL; encoded by the coding sequence TACCCTCGCGGCGGTTCATCGCCGCGGTTATCGCCATCGGCGGTATGCAGCTGCTGGCCACCATGGACAGCACGGTCGCCATCGTCGCGCTTCCTAAGATTCAGAACGAGCTCAGCCTGTCCGACGCCGGTCGTAGCTGGGTGATCACCGCTTATGTGCTGACCTTCGGCGGGCTGATGCTGCTCGGCGGCCGGCTCGGCGACACCATCGGGCGTAAGCGCACCTTCATCGTCGGTGTCGCGCTGTTCACCATTTCCTCGGTGCTGTGCGCGGTGGCCTGGGACGAGGTGACGCTGGTCATCGCCCGGCTGTCGCAGGGCGTGGGCTCGGCTATCGCCTCGCCGACCGGTTTGGCGCTGGTGGCGACCACCTTCCCGAAGGGGCCGGCGCGTAACGCCGCGACGGCGGTCTTCGCGGCCATGACGGCGATCGGGTCCGTGATGGGCCTGGTGGTCGGTGGCGCGCTGACCGAGTTCTCGTGGCGGCTGGCGTTCATGGTCAACGTGCCGATCGGGCTGGTGATGATCTACCTGGCCCGCACCGCGCTGCGGGAAACCAACCGTGAGCGGATGAAGCTTGACGCGGCCGGGGCCATGCTCGCCACGCTGGCGTGCACCGCCGCCGTGTTCGCGTTCTCGGTGGGCCCGGAGAAGGGCTGGGTTTCGGTCACCACAATCGGTTCCGGTGTGGTGGCGGTGCTGGCGGCCATCGGGTTCGCCATCGTCGAGCGCACCGCGGAGAACCCGGTCATCCCGTTCCAGCTGTTCCGCGACCGCAACCGGCTGGTCACCTTCGTGGCGATCTTCCTGGCCGGCGGCGTCATGTTCACCCTGACGGTGTCCATCGGCCTGTATGTGCAGGACATCCTGGGCTACAGCGCGTTGCGCGCCGGTGTGGGCTTCATTCCGTTCGTCATCGCGATGGGCATCGGCCTGGGCATCTCGTCTCAGCTGGTCTCGCGGTTCTCGCCGCGGGTGCTGACCATCGGCGGTGGCTGGCTGCTGCTGGGCGCCATGATCTACGGGTCGTTGTTCATGCACCGCGGTGCGTCCTACTTCCCGAACCTGGTGCTGCCGATCGTCGTCGGCGGGATCGGCATCGGCATGGTGGTCGTCCCGCTCACGCTGGCAGCCATCGCCGGCGTCGGATTCGACCAGATCGGCCCCGTGTCCGCGATGACGCTGATGCTGCAGAGTCTGGGCGGGCCGCTGGTGCTGGCCGTCATCCAGGCCGTCATCACGTCCCGCACGCTGTACCTGGGCGGCACGACGGGCCCCGTCAAGTTCATGAACGACATGCAGTTGCAGGCGCTGGACCACGGCTACACCTACGGGCTGCTGTGGATCGCCGGAGCGGCCGTGATCGTCGGTATCGCGGCGTTGTTCATCGGCTACACGCCCGAGCAGGTCGCGCACGCCCAGGAAGTCAAGGAAGCGATCGACGCCGGAGAGCTGTAG
- a CDS encoding bifunctional oligoribonuclease/PAP phosphatase NrnA: MTIINRKIDPKIELTGMPRLNGARVDAAGAVELLSAAESVVVVCHVHPDADTIGAGLALGAVLDRCGKDVEVSFAAPAELPESLRSLPGCDLLVPPDDVRRDVDLMVTVDVPSMHRLGSLQDLATPGRQLLVIDHHASNGLFGTANYVDTSADSTTMMIAEILDVWGKPIDRGVAHCIYAGLTTDTGSFRWASSRALRLAARLVDLGVDNSAVSRSLMDSHPYAWLPMLSRVLGTAELLPEAARGRGLVYAVVDHHEWLNSRSEEVESVVDIVRTTQQAEVAAVFKEVEPRRWSVSMRAKTIDLATVAMGFGGGGHRLAAGYSTSGSIDDVVAALRAALD; the protein is encoded by the coding sequence ATGACGATTATCAATCGCAAGATCGATCCGAAGATTGAGCTGACCGGCATGCCGCGCCTCAACGGCGCGCGCGTCGACGCAGCCGGCGCCGTGGAGCTGCTGTCGGCCGCGGAGTCGGTGGTCGTGGTCTGCCACGTCCACCCCGACGCCGACACGATCGGTGCCGGGCTGGCGCTGGGCGCGGTGCTCGACCGGTGCGGCAAGGACGTTGAGGTGAGTTTCGCCGCGCCCGCGGAACTGCCGGAGTCGCTGCGTTCGCTTCCCGGCTGCGACCTGCTGGTGCCGCCCGACGACGTGCGTCGTGACGTCGACCTGATGGTCACCGTTGACGTGCCGAGCATGCACCGGCTCGGCTCGCTGCAAGATCTGGCGACTCCCGGCCGGCAACTGCTGGTCATCGACCATCACGCGTCCAACGGACTGTTCGGCACCGCGAACTACGTGGACACGTCCGCGGATTCGACGACGATGATGATCGCCGAGATCCTCGACGTGTGGGGCAAACCGATCGACCGGGGGGTGGCGCACTGCATCTACGCCGGGTTGACCACCGACACGGGCTCGTTCCGCTGGGCCAGTTCGCGGGCGCTGCGGCTGGCCGCCCGGCTGGTGGACCTCGGGGTGGACAACTCCGCCGTCAGCCGGTCGCTGATGGACAGCCACCCGTACGCCTGGTTGCCGATGCTGTCGCGGGTGCTGGGCACCGCAGAGTTGCTGCCTGAGGCCGCCCGCGGCCGGGGACTGGTCTACGCGGTGGTCGATCACCACGAGTGGCTGAACTCCCGCTCGGAGGAAGTCGAGAGCGTGGTCGACATCGTGCGCACCACGCAGCAGGCCGAGGTGGCAGCGGTGTTCAAGGAAGTCGAACCGCGGCGGTGGTCGGTGTCGATGCGCGCCAAGACGATCGACCTGGCCACGGTGGCGATGGGGTTCGGCGGCGGCGGGCACCGGCTGGCGGCCGGTTATTCGACCAGCGGCTCGATCGACGACGTGGTGGCGGCACTGCGCGCGGCGCTCGACTAG